The following nucleotide sequence is from Oscillatoria salina IIICB1.
GTGCGGCGATCGGTAGTTTTCTTAATGTAGTTGTATACCGCATTCCTGCAAATTTGTCAATACTTTTTCCTGCTTCTCGCTGTCCTCATTGCTTGCATCAGTTGGGAAAACGCGAGAATATTCCGGTTTTCGGGTGGTTGTGGTTGCGGGGGCGTTGTCGTTGGTGTAGAAGTAAGATTTCGCCGCGCTATCCTGTGGTAGAAGCGGTGACAGGATTAGTGTTTCTGGCGGTATTTTTTCAGTTTGGCGTAAGTTGGCAAACTTTGGGTTATTGGGCGTTTTTAAGCTGGTTACTGGCTTTGTCTTTAATCGATTTGGATACGATGACATTACCGAATGTGTTGACAAAATCGGGTTTAGTCGTGGGTTTGGTGTTTCAAAGTACGATCGCCTGGCAAGAAAATGCTAACTTAGCGGGGGTAGCAACAGGATTAATGAGCGCGATCGCCGCAGCCGTGTTAGGGATCTGGTTATTAGATATCATTACATTTGTGGGCTCGATCGCCTTCGGACAAGCAGCGATGGGTGGCGGTGATGCGAAACTAGCCGCAATGATAGGAGCTTGGCTAGGTTGGCAATATCTGTTATTATCCGGATTGATCGCTTGTGCAACCGGAGCATTTATCGGTGGTGGCGCGATCGCAGTTGGTTTACTCAGTCGCCGACAACCAATGCCTTTTGGTCCATTTTTAGCGCTAGGAGCCGCCTTGACAGTTTTTTGGGGCGAGATTATCTTATCTAGTTATTTAGAGTTATTTTTTCCCCTCAGTTAAAATTCTTTAGCTAGTTTAAGAATAAACAACCAACGGCAAATAACTATTGATAAAATGAATTCTGTATCATGGATTACGCTAAGAACAACTAGCGCTCGCTGGGAAGCAGAGTTAATGCAGCAATTACTAGCAGCACACGAAATTCCCAGCCGAGTCGTCAACTTAGGCGTTGGTTCTTATTTCGGACAAGGAACTCCCGCAGCTTTACAAGTACGTTCCCAAGATCGATGGACTGCTTTATTGTTGTTGAGTCCCCCGGAAGAAGAATAAACAAA
It contains:
- a CDS encoding prepilin peptidase, whose protein sequence is MDVIIIIIAVAIVFAFGAAIGSFLNVVVYRIPANLSILFPASRCPHCLHQLGKRENIPVFGWLWLRGRCRWCRSKISPRYPVVEAVTGLVFLAVFFQFGVSWQTLGYWAFLSWLLALSLIDLDTMTLPNVLTKSGLVVGLVFQSTIAWQENANLAGVATGLMSAIAAAVLGIWLLDIITFVGSIAFGQAAMGGGDAKLAAMIGAWLGWQYLLLSGLIACATGAFIGGGAIAVGLLSRRQPMPFGPFLALGAALTVFWGEIILSSYLELFFPLS
- a CDS encoding DUF2007 domain-containing protein, whose amino-acid sequence is MNSVSWITLRTTSARWEAELMQQLLAAHEIPSRVVNLGVGSYFGQGTPAALQVRSQDRWTALLLLSPPEEE